In Myxococcus stipitatus, the following are encoded in one genomic region:
- a CDS encoding lmo0937 family membrane protein: MGMILLVLWCLGLTAGSTEGDWIHLFLLFALVALVLGVVSRGRRAAAT; this comes from the coding sequence ATGGGGATGATCCTTCTGGTGTTGTGGTGCCTGGGACTGACGGCGGGTTCCACCGAGGGCGACTGGATTCACCTGTTCCTGCTCTTCGCGCTGGTGGCCCTCGTGCTGGGCGTGGTGTCGCGGGGGCGCCGGGCGGCGGCGACATGA
- a CDS encoding HupE/UreJ family protein, with protein sequence MTKVPWSGLLAGILVLAASAASAHDADILYTQVRRAGPASPEVRQVLTMTASALGLLVPADADGNGTVSQADLDLRRAALEVGVWDAMPLTAGGQPCTRTSHAALVLQTFVELSATFSCPEGALGQRYTLLSLLPAGYRVILGSVAEGEMPGALFADAAQPSLSIPGPGETTPSPVSGFVGWVGLGMRHIFEGVDHLAFLLAVLLVGGGLKRVLLLVTSFTVAHSLTLGATALGWIVLDAERGRWVEAAIAASIIYVAVENLVLREHRHRALITFLFGLVHGFGFASVLAGYGLGDSVAKGLLGFNLGVELGQALVVIVLLPPLRMLQRRPAVHIRVVRVLSVCILAAGGYWMVERALG encoded by the coding sequence ATGACGAAGGTCCCTTGGAGCGGGCTGCTCGCGGGCATCCTCGTGCTCGCCGCGAGCGCCGCCTCCGCGCACGACGCGGACATCCTCTACACGCAGGTGCGCCGGGCCGGTCCCGCGTCGCCCGAGGTGCGGCAGGTCCTGACGATGACCGCGTCCGCGCTGGGCCTGCTCGTCCCGGCGGACGCGGATGGAAATGGAACCGTGTCTCAAGCGGACCTGGACCTGCGCCGCGCCGCATTGGAGGTGGGGGTGTGGGACGCGATGCCGCTCACCGCGGGCGGCCAGCCCTGCACGCGCACGTCCCACGCCGCGCTCGTCCTGCAGACCTTCGTGGAGCTGTCGGCCACCTTCTCCTGCCCGGAGGGGGCGCTCGGCCAGCGCTACACCCTGCTGTCGCTCCTCCCCGCGGGCTACCGGGTCATCCTGGGCAGCGTGGCGGAAGGGGAGATGCCCGGCGCGCTCTTCGCGGACGCCGCGCAGCCGTCACTCTCCATTCCGGGTCCCGGCGAAACCACCCCATCGCCGGTGAGTGGCTTCGTGGGCTGGGTGGGGTTGGGAATGCGCCACATCTTCGAGGGCGTGGACCACCTGGCCTTCCTGCTGGCGGTGCTGCTGGTGGGGGGCGGGCTCAAGCGCGTGCTGCTCCTGGTGACGTCCTTCACCGTGGCGCACTCGCTCACGCTGGGGGCCACGGCGCTGGGGTGGATTGTCCTGGACGCGGAGCGCGGGCGCTGGGTGGAGGCCGCCATCGCCGCGTCCATCATCTACGTGGCGGTGGAGAACCTGGTGCTGCGCGAGCACCGCCACCGCGCGCTCATCACCTTCCTCTTCGGCCTGGTGCACGGCTTTGGCTTCGCGAGCGTGCTGGCGGGCTATGGCCTGGGAGACTCGGTGGCGAAGGGGCTGCTGGGCTTCAACCTGGGCGTGGAGCTGGGGCAGGCGCTGGTGGTCATCGTGTTGCTACCGCCACTGCGCATGCTTCAGCGCCGGCCCGCCGTGCACATCCGGGTGGTGCGAGTGTTGTCCGTGTGCATCCTCGCAGCTGGTGGGTACTGGATGGTCGAGCGGGCACTCGGTTGA
- the rplC gene encoding 50S ribosomal protein L3 — protein MKGLIGKKIGMTQVFNDEGNLVPVTVIDVSTCQVVGKRTPEKDQYSAVTLGFGEIREKILNKCERGFFKKNNVPFRRHVKEFRVTVEESSSFNVGDAVKADLFSKGQLVDVTGVTKGRGFSGVMRRWSFKGSQTKTHGTHEYQRHPGAIGQRKTPGRTYPNKKMPGHYGVEQVTTQNLTVIDVDTEKGLVLVKGAVPGHNNGIVFLRPSVKVALREQHKAAKRA, from the coding sequence GTGAAGGGTCTGATTGGCAAGAAGATCGGGATGACCCAGGTGTTCAACGACGAGGGCAACCTCGTTCCCGTGACGGTCATCGACGTGAGCACCTGCCAGGTCGTGGGCAAGCGTACCCCGGAGAAGGATCAGTACTCCGCGGTCACCCTGGGCTTTGGTGAGATTCGCGAGAAGATTCTGAACAAGTGTGAGCGGGGCTTCTTCAAGAAGAACAATGTCCCGTTCCGTCGCCACGTGAAGGAGTTCCGCGTCACGGTGGAGGAGTCCAGCTCCTTCAATGTGGGCGACGCCGTCAAGGCGGACCTGTTCTCCAAGGGCCAGCTCGTGGACGTCACGGGCGTGACCAAGGGTCGCGGCTTCTCCGGCGTCATGCGCCGCTGGAGCTTCAAGGGTTCGCAGACGAAGACGCACGGTACGCACGAGTATCAGCGTCACCCGGGCGCCATCGGTCAGCGTAAGACGCCTGGCCGTACGTACCCCAACAAGAAGATGCCCGGTCACTACGGCGTGGAGCAGGTCACCACCCAGAACCTGACGGTCATCGACGTGGACACGGAGAAGGGCCTCGTCCTGGTCAAGGGCGCTGTCCCCGGCCACAACAACGGCATCGTGTTCCTCCGTCCCAGCGTGAAGGTCGCGCTGCGCGAGCAGCACAAGGCCGCCAAGCGCGCCTGA
- a CDS encoding outer membrane beta-barrel domain-containing protein, with protein MNARTLRVFAPLMICLTATGAAAQEADEAVLDNVVVRNRLYEPGGHLEASLGVGLPLQTHLTAHYFFDAGLAYNVFNTLAVEARVGYAASRHTGLARSISESFLAREDKRVTDELEDLWQMNFHGVAGVRWAPIYGKLSLVSDLPAHFQAYVWAGGGVGSFKRNSVIQCSQVVNRELGVCDNRTDLNDAGSASENYWVRETRVAPMVSAAVGFRFFILNRHGLRLELRDWIFRDQYRVNLVRDDWEAGRVTGESARSPGLTHLVQFDLGYTFSF; from the coding sequence ATGAACGCACGCACGCTTCGCGTTTTTGCTCCATTGATGATCTGCCTGACGGCCACGGGGGCCGCGGCTCAGGAGGCGGACGAGGCTGTCCTCGACAACGTCGTTGTCCGCAACCGGCTGTATGAGCCGGGAGGGCACCTGGAGGCCTCGCTGGGGGTGGGGCTGCCGCTGCAGACGCACCTGACGGCGCACTACTTCTTCGACGCGGGGCTGGCCTACAACGTCTTCAACACGTTGGCCGTCGAGGCGCGTGTGGGCTACGCGGCCAGCCGCCACACGGGGCTGGCGCGCTCCATCTCCGAGAGCTTCCTGGCGCGCGAGGACAAGCGCGTCACGGACGAGCTGGAAGACCTCTGGCAGATGAACTTCCACGGGGTGGCGGGGGTTCGCTGGGCGCCCATCTACGGGAAGCTCAGCCTGGTCTCCGACTTGCCCGCGCACTTCCAGGCCTACGTCTGGGCGGGTGGAGGCGTGGGGAGCTTCAAGCGCAACTCCGTCATCCAGTGCTCGCAGGTGGTGAACCGCGAGCTGGGCGTCTGTGACAACCGCACGGACCTGAATGACGCGGGCTCCGCGTCGGAGAACTACTGGGTGCGCGAGACACGCGTGGCGCCCATGGTGTCCGCGGCCGTGGGCTTCCGCTTCTTCATCCTCAACCGGCACGGACTGCGGCTGGAGCTGCGCGATTGGATCTTCCGGGACCAGTACCGCGTGAATCTGGTCCGCGATGACTGGGAGGCCGGCCGCGTGACGGGAGAGTCCGCGCGCAGTCCGGGGCTCACCCACCTGGTGCAGTTCGACCTTGGCTACACCTTCTCTTTCTAG
- a CDS encoding outer membrane beta-barrel domain-containing protein — protein MRPILSFALLVATAAQAAPRFPQPERVLTQVEGMRSVPAPGAETAVPPPPARPEPKPEVPRAPASRPEPVAPTEAPAVEPALAPMEDTSPASEVVEMPGHAREVAAPVTPDDAPLVASTDEAPRTTDARQQELVNGAPLYNPNVSLHIVQKKRFADESKHELALYPAVIQVNGKYTNHAGTALHYSYHLQENFAVQVTGQYNWHTNESDFNLELIDKVREQAQAASSLLLVWGAQAGVEVTPLYGKFAFLDDKLAQFSLVLSGGAGVGSTRHLIRPEVSNEVDGRRYTVPARFGDTGTKFLGSVGGGFRLQFGESYALRLEVRDLIYTARVDKVDGCNLSDFEALEAARTSGQDFGSLQLSSSCKYQKFDGVDPKTKKNYREDIILGRDLVAEPSSDVLNNISFYAGFSFLF, from the coding sequence ATGCGACCGATTCTGTCCTTCGCGCTGCTCGTCGCGACGGCGGCCCAGGCCGCCCCGCGCTTTCCTCAACCCGAGAGGGTGCTCACCCAGGTGGAGGGCATGCGGTCCGTGCCCGCGCCGGGCGCGGAAACCGCCGTGCCTCCTCCGCCCGCGCGTCCCGAGCCGAAGCCGGAGGTGCCTCGGGCACCGGCTTCGCGCCCCGAGCCCGTCGCGCCCACGGAGGCACCTGCCGTGGAGCCCGCGCTCGCGCCCATGGAGGACACCTCGCCCGCGTCAGAGGTGGTGGAGATGCCCGGGCACGCGCGCGAGGTGGCCGCGCCGGTGACACCCGACGACGCGCCGTTGGTGGCGTCGACGGACGAGGCGCCCCGCACCACGGATGCACGGCAGCAGGAGTTGGTGAATGGCGCGCCGCTCTACAACCCGAACGTGTCGCTGCACATCGTCCAGAAGAAGCGCTTCGCGGACGAGAGCAAGCACGAGCTGGCGCTGTACCCGGCCGTCATCCAGGTGAATGGCAAGTACACCAATCACGCGGGCACGGCGCTGCACTACAGCTACCACCTGCAGGAGAACTTCGCGGTCCAGGTGACGGGCCAATACAACTGGCACACGAACGAGAGCGACTTCAACCTGGAGCTCATCGACAAGGTGCGCGAACAGGCGCAGGCGGCCTCGTCGCTGCTCCTGGTGTGGGGCGCGCAGGCGGGCGTGGAGGTGACGCCGCTGTACGGGAAGTTCGCGTTCCTCGACGACAAGCTGGCGCAGTTCAGCCTGGTGTTGAGCGGTGGCGCGGGCGTGGGCTCCACGCGGCACCTCATCCGCCCGGAGGTCTCCAACGAGGTGGATGGCAGGCGCTACACCGTGCCGGCGCGTTTTGGTGACACGGGGACCAAGTTCCTCGGCTCCGTGGGTGGCGGCTTCCGGCTCCAGTTCGGCGAGTCGTATGCGCTGCGCCTGGAGGTGCGGGACCTCATCTACACGGCCCGCGTGGACAAGGTGGATGGCTGCAACCTGTCGGACTTCGAGGCGCTGGAGGCCGCGCGCACCAGCGGGCAGGACTTCGGCTCCCTGCAACTGAGCAGCAGTTGCAAGTACCAGAAGTTCGACGGCGTGGACCCCAAGACGAAGAAGAACTACCGCGAGGACATCATCCTGGGGCGGGACCTGGTGGCCGAACCCTCCTCGGACGTCCTCAACAACATCAGCTTCTACGCGGGCTTCTCGTTCCTCTTCTGA
- a CDS encoding tetratricopeptide repeat protein → MKRLLRLLVVLAPLSVGAQQDPGGYNRALAAFNAGDFDTAAPLFFQASEAGGDAQMRGKAEYFLAQSLAKKGLPVSAFISYAAIVNAGPSHPSYLKGVEGLVDMQQQLDEQNLIPSILNQAYSDEVRDQWVTLPKEVLARINYLVGTVSQRRMRFEEARTLLEAVPKDSRVYAKARYLLGVVLADPRFPGRPGEADTLDKEALAAFNVALAGMEPQVELQATQHLALIALGRLHYRRGEYAEASAAYEQVPRYTRYWDQALFENGFARFQNEDFGGALGSLQALHAPQFAGAFQPESWILKATVYYYSCLYDEVKTTLAAFDALYGPMAKELEPFAAEDGDLVKTYNLVASENKGLPRPVYLWMRNNERIREVMRVLARLDSEKRSLAVGPWHGTPLAKQTVAALEDVRGTLLQVGGTLARSRMREAVDNLRTFSDQAEIIRVQTALDEKDLLQAGVDQKALLTRQSLYRPKMPGAAWNYWKFQGEFWIDEIGYYQYTLKRGCPAKTSETQTP, encoded by the coding sequence ATGAAACGACTGCTTCGACTCCTAGTCGTCCTGGCGCCGCTGTCGGTGGGCGCGCAGCAGGACCCGGGTGGCTACAACCGCGCGTTGGCCGCCTTCAACGCGGGGGACTTCGACACCGCCGCGCCGCTCTTCTTCCAGGCCTCGGAGGCTGGTGGCGACGCGCAGATGCGCGGCAAGGCCGAGTACTTCCTGGCCCAGTCGCTCGCGAAGAAGGGCCTGCCGGTGTCGGCCTTCATCTCCTACGCGGCCATCGTCAACGCCGGGCCTTCACACCCCTCGTACCTCAAGGGCGTGGAGGGGCTGGTGGACATGCAGCAGCAGCTCGATGAGCAGAACCTCATCCCCAGCATCCTCAACCAGGCGTACTCGGACGAGGTGCGGGACCAATGGGTGACGCTGCCCAAGGAGGTGCTCGCTCGCATCAACTACCTGGTGGGCACGGTGAGTCAGCGCCGCATGCGCTTCGAGGAGGCGCGGACGCTGCTGGAGGCCGTGCCGAAGGACAGCCGCGTCTACGCGAAGGCGCGCTACCTGCTGGGCGTGGTGCTGGCGGATCCCCGCTTCCCGGGGCGCCCGGGAGAGGCTGACACGCTGGACAAGGAGGCGCTGGCCGCGTTCAACGTCGCGCTGGCCGGGATGGAGCCGCAGGTGGAGCTCCAGGCGACGCAGCACCTGGCCCTCATCGCGCTGGGGCGGTTGCATTACCGTCGGGGAGAGTACGCGGAGGCCTCCGCGGCGTATGAGCAGGTGCCTCGCTACACGCGCTACTGGGACCAGGCCCTCTTCGAGAACGGCTTCGCGCGCTTCCAGAACGAGGACTTCGGCGGAGCGCTCGGCAGCCTCCAGGCGCTGCACGCGCCCCAGTTCGCCGGAGCCTTCCAGCCCGAGTCTTGGATTCTCAAGGCGACCGTCTATTACTACTCGTGCCTCTACGACGAGGTGAAGACGACGCTGGCGGCCTTCGATGCGCTGTATGGCCCCATGGCGAAAGAGCTGGAGCCGTTCGCCGCCGAGGACGGGGACCTGGTGAAGACGTACAACCTGGTCGCCTCGGAGAACAAGGGACTGCCGCGCCCGGTGTACCTGTGGATGCGCAACAACGAGCGCATCCGTGAAGTGATGCGCGTGCTCGCGCGGCTGGACTCGGAGAAACGAAGCCTGGCCGTGGGGCCCTGGCACGGCACGCCGCTGGCGAAGCAGACGGTGGCCGCGCTGGAGGACGTGCGCGGCACGCTGTTGCAGGTGGGAGGGACTCTGGCGCGCAGCCGCATGCGCGAGGCGGTGGACAACCTGCGGACGTTCTCCGACCAGGCGGAAATCATCCGAGTGCAGACAGCGCTGGATGAGAAGGACCTGTTGCAGGCGGGGGTGGACCAGAAGGCATTGCTCACGCGCCAGTCGCTCTATCGTCCCAAGATGCCGGGGGCGGCGTGGAACTACTGGAAGTTCCAGGGCGAGTTCTGGATCGACGAGATTGGTTACTACCAATACACGCTGAAGCGCGGCTGCCCGGCGAAGACGTCGGAAACACAGACGCCTTGA